A genomic stretch from Acinonyx jubatus isolate Ajub_Pintada_27869175 chromosome E2, VMU_Ajub_asm_v1.0, whole genome shotgun sequence includes:
- the TAT gene encoding tyrosine aminotransferase — MDPYVIQMNSNSNLPSVLDVHVNLGGRSSVPGKMKGRKARWSVKPSDMSNKTFNPIRAIVDSMKVKPNPNKTMIALSIGDPTVFGNLPTDPEVTQAMKDALDSGKYNGYAPSIGYLSSREDIASYYHRPEAPLEAKDVILTSGCSQAIELCLAVLANPGQNILVPRPGFSLYRTLAESMGIEVKLYNLLPEKSWEIDLKQLESLIDEKTACLIVNNPSNPCGSVYSKSHLQKILAVAARQCVPILADEIYGDMVFSGSKFEPLATLSSNVPILSCGGLAKRWLVPGWRLGWILIHDRRDIFGNEIRDGLVKLSQRILGPCTIVQGALKSILHRTPQDFYHNTLSFLKSNVDLCYDALAAIPGLRPVRPSGAMYLMVGIEMEHFPEFENDVEFTERLVAEQSVHCLPATCFEYPNFFRVVITVPTVMMLEACSRIQEFCELHYHCAEGSQEECDK; from the exons ATGGACCCATATGTGATTCAGATGAACAGCAACAGCAACCTTCCCTCAGTTCTGGATGTGCACGTCAACCTTGGTGGGAGAAGCTCCGTGCCAGGAAAAATGAAAGGCAGGAAGGCCAGATGGTCCGTGAAGCCCTCAGACATGTCCAACAAAACTTTCAATCCCATCCGGGCCATTGTGGACAGCATGAAGGTGAAGCCTAATCCAAACAAAACCATGATTGCTCTGTCAATTG GGGACCCTACTGTGTTTGGAAACCTGCCTACAGACCCTGAAGTCACCCAAGCGATGAAAGATGCTCTAGACTCGGGAAAGTATAATGGCTACGCCCCCTCCATTG GCTACTTATCCAGTCGTGAGGATATTGCTTCTTATTACCACCGGCCCGAGGCACCCCTGGAAGCTAAG gatGTCATTCTGACTAGTGGCTGCAGTCAGGCTATTGAACTTTGTTTAGCGGTGTTGGCCAACCCAGGACAAAACATCCTAGTTCCAAGACCTGGTTTCTCTCTTTATAGGACTTTGGCTGAATCAATGGGAATTGAGGTCAAACTCTACAATTTATTG ccaGAAAAGTCTTGGGAAATTGACTTGAAACAACTGGAATCTCTAATTGATGAAAAGACAGCTTGTCTCATTGTTAATAATCCATCAAACCCCTGTGGATCAGTGTACAGTAAAAGTCATCTCCAGAAAATTCTGGCTG tggCTGCAAGGCAGTGTGTCCCCATCTTAGCTGATGAGATCTATGGAGACATG GTGTTTTCGGGTTCCAAATTTGAGCCTCTGGCCACCCTCAGCAGCAACGTCCCCATCCTGTCCTGTGGAGGGCTGGCCAAGCGCTGGCTGGTTCCTGGCTGGAGGTTGGGCTGGATCCTCATCCATGACCGAAGAGACATTTTTGGCAATGAG ATCCGAGATGGGTTGGTGAAACTGAGTCAGCGGATCCTGGGACCCTGCACCATTGTCCAGGGAGCTCTGAAAAGCATCCTACATCGCACCCCTCAGGATTTCTACCACAACACTCTGAGCTTCTTGAAG TCCAACGTTGATCTTTGCTATGACGCACTAGCTGCCATCCCTGGACTCCGGCCAGTCCGCCCTTCTGGGGCCATGTACCTCATG GTTGGCATTGAAATGGAACATTTCCCAGAATTTGAGAATGATGTGGAGTTCACAGAGCGGTTAGTTGCTGAGCAGTCAGTCCACTGCCTCCCAGCAACG TGCTTTGAGTACCCGAATTTCTTCCGAGTGGTGATCACAGTCCCCACAGTGATGATGCTGGAGGCCTGTAGCCGGATCCAGGAATTCTGCGAGCTGCACTATCACTGTGCTGAAGGGAGCCAGGAGGAGTGTGACAAATAG